The following coding sequences are from one Capsicum annuum cultivar UCD-10X-F1 chromosome 3, UCD10Xv1.1, whole genome shotgun sequence window:
- the LOC107877185 gene encoding chitin-binding lectin 1-like produces MKETALISVLALALFLLKVSAKTSLPFHLSDSSASSSSAKLSGLPTLCGEAVGGRECPDGKCCSLEGYCGTGEAYCAPENCQSNCDEPPEPELECGDQAGGKECPNGECCSIFGSCGTTEDHCWKPFCQSQCNEPPLPPEPERCGREGGGKECPTGECCSVFGSCGTTEEHCEEPFCQSQCKTSLNKNRMLRGTRSFFLNAL; encoded by the coding sequence ATGAAAGAAACTGCATTAATTAGCGTTTTAGCTCTAGCTTTATTCCTCCTTAAGGTCTCAGCCAAAACATCTCTTCCCTTTCATTTGTCAGACAGttcagcatcatcatcatcagccaAGCTATCAGGCTTACCGACCCTATGCGGAGAAGCTGTTGGTGGTAGAGAATGCCCTGATGGGAAGTGTTGTAGTCTAGAGGGTTATTGTGGAACAGGAGAAGCCTACTGTGCTCCTGAAAACTGTCAAAGTAATTGCGATGAGCCACCAGAGCCAGAGCTAGAATGCGGAGATCAAGCTGGTGGTAAAGAATGTCCTAATGGAGAGTGTTGTAGTATATTTGGTTCGTGTGGAACCACAGAAGACCATTGTTGGAAACCTTTTTGTCAAAGTCAGTGCAATGAGCCACCATTGCCACCAGAGCCAGAGAGATGCGGAAGGGAAGGTGGTGGTAAAGAATGTCCTACGGGAGAGTGTTGTAGTGTATTTGGTTCCTGTGGAACCACAGAAGAACATTGTGAGGAACCTTTTTGTCAGAGTCAGTGCAAAACTAGTCTAAACAAGAATCGCATGCTGAGAGGCACTCGAAGCTTCTTCCTCAATGCTCTCTAA